One part of the Dehalococcoidia bacterium genome encodes these proteins:
- the rsgA gene encoding ribosome small subunit-dependent GTPase A produces the protein MKRSRARQNDWTARVEQDWDEIDYDPIERVMPRDERDRRKQIEEAVIASPLSSDLVSTPERSVSLADTRTALVTEVAGMSARVEFDDVEQPATVRGLLTEIDTGYINPVAVGDTAIVSEGSEGSWAIEDIHPRRTILARPDPFLAPRQQVIAANVDQLLIVSSWKTPDLWLELIDRYLIAAGLSEIEPIVCINKADLIDDRTELEASISIYREMGHTVLVTSATTGLRIDELRDALTGKLTVVVGLSGTGKSSLMSAVQPGLDIRVGRISEAHRQGTHTTTQSKLYKLDVGGYVADTPGIREFGIAGLTLGELPLYFPEVDELAAECRFSNCSHLEEPECAVRAAEAEGGVSASRVASYRAIFDELEV, from the coding sequence GTGAAGCGGAGCCGTGCGCGTCAGAACGACTGGACTGCGCGCGTCGAACAGGACTGGGACGAGATAGACTACGACCCCATTGAGAGGGTCATGCCCAGAGATGAACGGGACCGCCGCAAGCAGATCGAAGAGGCGGTAATCGCGTCCCCGCTCTCTTCCGATCTCGTATCCACTCCTGAACGAAGCGTCTCCCTGGCAGACACGCGGACGGCACTGGTGACGGAAGTGGCCGGGATGTCGGCGCGGGTCGAGTTCGACGATGTGGAACAGCCTGCTACTGTCAGGGGACTGCTGACAGAGATCGACACTGGGTACATCAATCCCGTAGCCGTCGGGGACACGGCAATCGTGTCCGAAGGCTCTGAGGGCTCCTGGGCCATCGAGGACATTCATCCAAGACGGACCATCCTTGCCAGGCCAGACCCGTTCCTCGCGCCGCGCCAGCAGGTAATAGCAGCCAACGTAGACCAGCTTCTGATCGTGTCGTCATGGAAGACTCCGGACCTGTGGCTAGAGCTGATAGACCGCTACCTCATCGCTGCTGGACTGTCGGAGATCGAGCCGATCGTGTGTATCAACAAGGCTGACCTGATTGACGACCGAACGGAACTGGAGGCATCGATCTCCATCTACCGCGAGATGGGGCACACGGTGCTAGTCACGTCGGCGACGACCGGACTTCGTATTGACGAACTGAGGGACGCGCTTACGGGGAAGCTGACTGTCGTCGTGGGACTCTCAGGGACTGGAAAGAGTTCTCTGATGTCGGCGGTGCAGCCCGGACTGGACATCAGGGTAGGCAGAATCAGCGAAGCTCACCGGCAGGGAACGCACACAACGACTCAGTCGAAGCTCTACAAGCTGGACGTGGGCGGGTACGTCGCCGACACCCCCGGCATCAGGGAGTTCGGGATAGCCGGGCTCACTCTAGGCGAGTTGCCTCTGTACTTCCCGGAAGTCGACGAGCTGGCTGCCGAGTGCAGATTCAGCAACTGCTCCCACCTCGAGGAGCCGGAGTGTGCTGTCCGCGCCGCCGAAGCCGAGGGCGGAGTTTCGGCGTCCCGTGTGGCGTCATATCGGGCCATATTCGACGAGCTTGAGGTGTAG
- a CDS encoding NAD(P)-dependent oxidoreductase: MNILITGASTRIATLLAEALDESHSVTLSDRVAVSDADSFVLCDLDHDEATNDLVRGMDVVIHPGQVDGELPVSEQLDAAMRCVYNLVRAAAEEGVPRFVFLSSLSVMGRYDEEYAVTERWLPAPTTETDVLCFHLGEFICREFAREHKIEVVCLRLGDLAEEDGAPAATSTLYPSDAVQAVEKALTADISEGYAGSRSYWSVFHIQSDVPNRRFLTTTAETRLGFSPSS; this comes from the coding sequence GTGAACATACTCATTACGGGAGCGTCGACGCGGATTGCCACACTGCTGGCAGAGGCATTGGATGAGTCGCATAGCGTGACGCTCTCCGATCGCGTTGCCGTGTCAGATGCAGACAGCTTCGTCCTTTGCGACCTCGACCACGACGAGGCGACCAATGACCTTGTAAGAGGGATGGACGTTGTCATTCATCCGGGACAGGTCGACGGGGAACTTCCCGTTTCCGAGCAGTTGGATGCTGCCATGCGATGCGTCTACAACCTCGTGCGAGCCGCTGCCGAAGAGGGCGTGCCGAGGTTTGTCTTCTTGAGTTCGCTCTCAGTAATGGGCCGATACGACGAAGAGTACGCCGTCACCGAACGATGGCTTCCGGCCCCGACCACAGAGACGGACGTGCTCTGCTTCCACTTAGGTGAGTTCATCTGCCGCGAGTTTGCGCGAGAGCACAAGATCGAGGTCGTGTGCCTGAGACTCGGGGATCTTGCAGAGGAAGACGGCGCTCCGGCCGCCACGTCGACCCTCTATCCGAGTGACGCGGTGCAGGCAGTCGAGAAGGCACTAACCGCGGACATATCCGAGGGGTATGCGGGCTCACGGAGCTACTGGTCGGTGTTCCATATACAGTCAGATGTGCCCAACCGCCGGTTCCTGACGACCACGGCTGAGACTCGCCTCGGATTCAGTCCTTCAAGCTAA
- a CDS encoding right-handed parallel beta-helix repeat-containing protein, giving the protein MQISTSTSLTPDRYVATGSEPVFEIATDGVTLDLTGCFIDGSDYTGVGIHIHDCDGVTIRGGVIRNFYQGIRAENVRNLRIEDCVVSDNHNPQGIGWLPDTHQPNEEGYGGGIFLSNASDSTMHRCLVTGNFNGIDLVRCKRVTVSETDASHCSNVGIHLLSSTHCTVEKCRAEHCIRFTDRFWNDTADSAGILIEEFSHHNRIVDNSLRYSGDGLFIRANNRHSSDNNYIARNDGSHSPNNAFEAVFSSGNVFEDNTADGSNYGFWLGYSKQTIVRGNRICSNRLDGIAIEHGSDNLIEQNVISANRNGIRLWWAPSDLGDDPSSGYVIRENRISGSRDHAVSITNTTDVTLTSNDLHDNRAGTSRKWHHLRQEQ; this is encoded by the coding sequence ATGCAGATTTCCACTTCAACAAGTCTGACCCCCGACCGCTACGTCGCCACCGGTTCCGAGCCCGTGTTCGAGATCGCCACAGATGGCGTGACGCTCGATCTCACAGGCTGTTTCATCGACGGATCTGACTACACAGGCGTCGGCATTCACATTCACGATTGCGACGGCGTGACCATACGCGGCGGAGTGATTAGGAACTTCTACCAGGGTATTCGCGCTGAGAACGTACGCAACCTCCGCATCGAGGACTGCGTGGTATCGGATAACCACAATCCTCAGGGGATCGGCTGGCTTCCCGACACACACCAGCCCAACGAGGAAGGCTACGGAGGAGGCATCTTCCTGTCGAACGCTAGCGACTCGACAATGCACCGCTGCCTCGTCACCGGAAACTTCAACGGCATAGACCTCGTCCGGTGCAAACGTGTGACAGTAAGCGAGACCGACGCCTCCCACTGCTCCAACGTGGGCATTCACCTGCTGAGTTCCACCCACTGCACAGTTGAGAAGTGCAGGGCGGAGCACTGTATCCGCTTCACGGATCGCTTCTGGAACGACACCGCCGACTCGGCCGGCATCCTGATCGAGGAGTTCTCGCACCACAACCGGATTGTCGACAACAGTCTCAGGTACTCCGGCGACGGCCTGTTCATACGGGCCAACAATCGTCACTCATCAGACAACAACTACATCGCCCGCAACGACGGCAGTCACTCCCCGAACAACGCCTTCGAGGCTGTGTTCTCGTCCGGCAACGTCTTCGAGGACAACACCGCCGACGGCTCCAACTACGGATTCTGGCTCGGATATTCCAAACAGACCATCGTCCGAGGCAACCGCATCTGCTCCAACCGGCTGGACGGCATCGCCATAGAGCACGGCAGCGACAATCTAATTGAGCAAAACGTCATATCTGCCAACCGAAATGGGATCCGACTGTGGTGGGCGCCCTCAGACCTAGGAGACGACCCCTCATCCGGCTATGTTATCCGAGAAAACCGAATCTCAGGATCACGGGACCACGCAGTCAGCATCACCAACACGACAGACGTAACGCTCACATCCAACGACCTGCACGACAACCGGGCAGGCACTTCCCGGAAGTGGCACCACCTTCGCCAGGAACAGTAA
- a CDS encoding VOC family protein, whose protein sequence is MPNPVVHFEVQSNDAEKSKAFFREVFGWNISDAPMPGGMTYGVVDTQTESGINGGIGPSFTDETCVAFYIEVDDLQAYLDKAVAAGGQVLMPVTVIPGAVTMAFFSDPAGAAVGLVASETPPAE, encoded by the coding sequence ATGCCCAACCCTGTAGTCCACTTCGAAGTCCAGTCCAATGACGCAGAGAAGAGCAAGGCGTTCTTCAGAGAGGTTTTCGGCTGGAATATTAGCGATGCCCCTATGCCCGGCGGCATGACCTATGGAGTCGTCGACACGCAGACTGAGTCCGGCATCAATGGTGGAATCGGCCCCTCGTTCACGGACGAGACCTGCGTCGCGTTCTACATCGAAGTGGACGATCTCCAAGCTTATCTCGACAAGGCAGTAGCGGCCGGCGGACAGGTCCTCATGCCTGTGACGGTTATCCCCGGCGCAGTGACAATGGCGTTCTTCTCTGATCCGGCTGGTGCGGCCGTGGGGCTTGTCGCCAGCGAGACTCCTCCGGCTGAGTAG
- a CDS encoding tetratricopeptide repeat protein, translated as MLEQFSEVTDRPDYEIDVARAALLLSASEYPEINIDQELFTFQRIAGSISSKLLDDDDPLYCMNTISEALFDEGGFKGNDDDYYDPRNSYLSQVLERRVGIPITLAVVYMEVGRRLKVPLVGVGMPGHFLVRHLEIDNLFVDPFHGGYLLSKEECKKLLEERMQGPVDWDESLLTPVSNREIVARIIRNLKAIYMHDEDYVRALDVADFALALEPHSAGNHRDRGVVHYQLGHSAEALDDLVHYLDLVPNGADAEGVHAIVAELRSFLED; from the coding sequence TTGCTAGAGCAATTCTCCGAAGTGACGGACAGACCTGACTATGAGATCGACGTGGCGCGGGCAGCGCTGCTTCTGTCGGCTTCGGAGTACCCCGAAATCAACATAGACCAGGAGCTGTTCACCTTCCAGCGCATCGCAGGGTCGATCTCCAGCAAGCTGCTGGATGACGACGATCCCCTGTACTGCATGAACACCATCAGCGAGGCCCTGTTCGACGAAGGCGGATTCAAGGGCAACGACGATGACTATTACGATCCACGCAACAGCTACCTGAGCCAGGTACTGGAGAGGCGTGTGGGCATTCCGATCACTCTCGCGGTGGTCTACATGGAAGTCGGCCGGCGGCTGAAGGTGCCCCTGGTGGGGGTGGGAATGCCGGGGCACTTCCTCGTCAGGCATCTGGAGATCGACAACCTGTTCGTCGATCCGTTCCACGGCGGATACCTGCTGTCCAAGGAGGAGTGCAAGAAGCTGCTGGAGGAGCGAATGCAGGGGCCGGTCGACTGGGATGAGAGCCTGCTCACCCCGGTATCCAACCGGGAGATCGTCGCCCGTATCATCCGTAACCTCAAGGCTATCTACATGCACGATGAGGACTATGTGCGAGCTCTCGATGTAGCAGACTTTGCGTTAGCCCTCGAGCCGCACTCTGCAGGAAATCACCGGGACCGAGGTGTGGTGCATTATCAGCTTGGTCACAGTGCGGAGGCTCTCGACGACCTTGTCCACTACCTGGACCTCGTGCCCAATGGCGCGGACGCCGAGGGGGTTCATGCCATCGTGGCTGAGCTTCGGAGTTTTCTGGAGGACTAG
- a CDS encoding DNA polymerase IV, producing the protein MRHILHADFDAFYASVEQLDNPELRGRPLAVGGSPESRGVVAAASYEAREYGVRSAMPMRTAFNICPNLVRVSARFGRYREVSRRVMDIFNDVTPLVEPLSLDEAFLDITDRVTREVKPEDIARRLKTRVKRELGLTISVGVGTSKSVAKIASDLDKPDGLTVVSPGTERSFLAPLPVGKLPGVGPKTQERLAWEGVETVGHLAELTDEWLTTRFGRNGTYMKRLATGQDDRPVETSRDTKSVSSETTLVTDTGDPDALQELVNRLSQDVSRSLERRDLWGRTVKVKLRLSDFTTFTRQVTLPEVVQASDEIAGAAGVLVRNETGPGRTFRLVGVGVAGFEDARERQKPIVQPRLPGI; encoded by the coding sequence ATGCGTCACATCCTTCACGCAGACTTCGACGCGTTCTACGCTTCGGTCGAACAGCTCGACAATCCCGAACTCAGAGGCAGACCGCTCGCCGTAGGCGGCAGCCCCGAGTCCAGGGGCGTGGTCGCTGCCGCATCCTACGAGGCTCGGGAGTACGGTGTGCGCTCAGCAATGCCCATGCGCACCGCTTTCAACATCTGCCCAAACTTGGTCCGAGTCAGCGCCCGCTTCGGACGCTACCGAGAAGTCTCCCGAAGGGTCATGGACATCTTCAACGATGTCACTCCACTGGTTGAACCACTATCGCTTGACGAGGCTTTTCTGGATATTACCGATCGAGTTACTCGCGAGGTTAAGCCTGAAGACATTGCACGCCGCCTCAAGACGCGGGTTAAACGCGAACTCGGTCTGACCATCTCTGTTGGAGTAGGCACAAGTAAGTCTGTCGCCAAGATCGCATCCGACCTCGACAAGCCGGATGGGCTGACGGTCGTGTCGCCCGGAACTGAGAGGTCCTTCCTCGCGCCGCTGCCGGTAGGCAAGCTGCCAGGCGTCGGACCCAAGACCCAGGAGCGCTTGGCATGGGAGGGCGTAGAGACAGTCGGCCATCTTGCCGAGCTCACGGACGAGTGGCTGACTACCCGATTTGGGCGTAACGGGACGTACATGAAACGGCTTGCCACAGGTCAAGATGACCGTCCCGTCGAGACCAGCCGCGACACCAAGTCGGTCAGTTCGGAGACCACTCTGGTCACTGACACCGGCGACCCGGACGCGCTCCAGGAGTTGGTGAACAGGCTGAGCCAGGACGTCTCTCGCTCGCTGGAGAGACGGGACCTGTGGGGGCGTACCGTGAAGGTGAAGCTCAGGCTGTCGGACTTCACTACCTTCACCCGCCAGGTGACTCTCCCGGAGGTCGTTCAGGCGTCAGACGAGATTGCTGGAGCCGCCGGCGTCCTGGTCCGCAACGAGACAGGCCCAGGCAGGACCTTCAGGCTGGTCGGCGTCGGAGTAGCCGGCTTCGAGGATGCCCGCGAACGCCAGAAGCCAATCGTGCAGCCGAGACTGCCAGGGATCTAG
- a CDS encoding methyltransferase domain-containing protein, with the protein MEENPAFPERFFRRVDESADGVFYTHPRLVVHIDEFAIEAIRHFFSEELPENGSILDLMSSWRSHMPHEPRGRRIVGLGMNEVEMRENPQLDEYVIHDLNQEPALPFDDQVFDAVVVTVSVQYMTSPVEVFSEVRRLLKGGASFHVIYSNRMFPTKAVAVWQSLDDYRRGQLVGAYFVSSGGWDDVTVRDISPEVGHYADPVYVVTGRRAAEA; encoded by the coding sequence ATGGAAGAGAATCCTGCGTTTCCAGAACGGTTCTTTCGGAGGGTGGACGAGTCCGCAGACGGGGTGTTCTACACTCACCCGAGGCTCGTGGTCCACATCGACGAATTCGCTATCGAGGCCATCAGGCACTTCTTTTCAGAGGAACTTCCTGAGAACGGGTCGATACTGGACCTGATGAGCTCGTGGCGGTCGCACATGCCGCACGAACCGCGCGGGCGCAGGATAGTTGGGCTGGGGATGAACGAGGTCGAGATGCGGGAAAACCCGCAGCTTGACGAGTACGTGATCCACGACCTCAACCAAGAGCCCGCGCTGCCATTCGACGACCAGGTCTTCGACGCAGTGGTGGTTACCGTGTCGGTGCAGTACATGACAAGTCCGGTGGAGGTGTTCTCTGAGGTGCGCCGCCTGCTGAAGGGCGGCGCGAGCTTTCACGTTATCTACTCGAACCGCATGTTTCCCACAAAGGCGGTCGCGGTATGGCAGTCGCTGGACGACTACCGGAGAGGTCAGCTCGTAGGTGCTTACTTCGTCAGCAGCGGCGGCTGGGATGACGTGACGGTCAGGGACATCAGCCCGGAGGTCGGTCACTACGCTGACCCGGTGTATGTGGTTACGGGCAGGAGAGCTGCTGAGGCATGA